Proteins from a genomic interval of Collinsella sp. zg1085:
- the glpK gene encoding glycerol kinase GlpK produces the protein MSLSLKDIHLVEDRYFPVKSQYIMALDSGTTSARAVIVDEYGCIVSQAQRAIPTLYPQSGWVEQDPMEILAAQIAVMMEVQFKSGIHSDSIAALGITNQRETTIVWDRDSGQPIHNAIVWQCRRTAPLAAKLVNDGYEELIRSKTGLTPDAYFSATKIRWILDNVDGAKEAADAGELMFGTVDTWLMYNLTGGMVHATDYTNASRTMLFNIHTLEWDQELLNLLDIPRSMLPDVRWSSGDFGRVSSEIMTHMPRITGVAGDQQASLFGHCCFEPGDTKNTYGTGCFLLMNTGDTPVTSRNGLVSTIGIAEGGSISYALEGSIFQAGAVLGWLRDKLGIITSVAESEQIAQSIPDNGGCYLVPAFAGLGAPWWDPDARGLICGLSAASDKASLVRAACESMAYQTYDVVRAMEADAGHKLRMLSVDGAASRNGFIMQFQADLLGISLVQSESIETTSLGAAYLAGLAVGYWEDREDLKSNLSQNRRFDPIEDQNMMLQTLSGWHDAVARSRTS, from the coding sequence ATGTCGCTGTCACTCAAAGATATACATCTCGTTGAAGATAGATATTTTCCGGTCAAAAGCCAATACATTATGGCGCTTGATTCGGGCACTACCTCAGCACGTGCGGTTATCGTAGATGAATACGGCTGTATTGTGTCGCAGGCGCAGCGCGCTATCCCTACCTTGTATCCGCAGTCGGGCTGGGTTGAGCAAGACCCTATGGAGATACTTGCCGCCCAGATTGCGGTTATGATGGAAGTCCAGTTTAAGAGCGGCATTCATTCGGATAGCATTGCTGCGCTGGGAATTACCAACCAACGTGAGACTACCATTGTATGGGACCGCGACAGTGGTCAGCCCATTCATAACGCGATTGTCTGGCAGTGTCGCCGCACAGCTCCGTTGGCAGCAAAGCTTGTAAACGACGGTTATGAGGAGCTTATTCGCTCAAAAACCGGATTAACACCAGACGCTTATTTCTCAGCAACAAAAATCCGTTGGATTCTTGATAACGTTGACGGCGCAAAAGAGGCAGCTGATGCAGGCGAGCTCATGTTTGGAACCGTCGATACGTGGCTTATGTACAACCTCACCGGCGGTATGGTGCATGCAACTGACTACACCAATGCAAGTCGAACCATGCTGTTCAACATTCACACGCTTGAGTGGGACCAAGAGCTGCTTAATCTTTTGGATATTCCGCGTTCCATGTTGCCTGATGTGCGTTGGAGCTCGGGGGATTTTGGTCGCGTCTCGAGTGAGATTATGACGCATATGCCTCGTATTACCGGCGTAGCTGGTGATCAGCAGGCATCGCTCTTTGGACACTGCTGTTTTGAGCCTGGCGATACTAAAAACACCTATGGCACCGGCTGTTTCTTGTTGATGAACACGGGAGATACGCCTGTTACCTCGCGTAATGGATTGGTTTCAACCATTGGAATTGCCGAGGGCGGCAGCATTAGCTACGCGCTAGAGGGTTCAATATTTCAGGCTGGTGCTGTACTTGGGTGGTTGCGCGATAAACTTGGCATCATCACGTCGGTTGCTGAGTCTGAGCAGATTGCCCAGTCGATTCCTGACAACGGTGGGTGCTATCTGGTGCCCGCTTTTGCCGGCCTCGGTGCGCCATGGTGGGATCCTGACGCGCGTGGTTTAATCTGTGGGCTGTCGGCCGCTTCGGACAAGGCGAGTCTCGTGCGCGCTGCTTGTGAATCGATGGCATATCAAACCTATGATGTCGTGCGTGCTATGGAGGCAGATGCTGGACATAAGCTCAGAATGCTCTCGGTTGATGGAGCCGCATCGCGCAATGGCTTTATTATGCAATTCCAAGCAGACCTTTTAGGTATTTCGCTGGTGCAGTCTGAATCGATTGAGACGACATCGCTTGGAGCTGCCTATCTTGCGGGGCTAGCGGTAGGTTATTGGGAAGACCGCGAAGACCTTAAAAGCAATTTGAGTCAAAATCGGCGGTTTGACCCCATTGAGGACCAGAACATGATGCTACAGACGCTCTCAGGTTGGCATGATGCTGTGGCGCGCTCAAGAACATCGTAG
- the rpiB gene encoding ribose 5-phosphate isomerase B, whose product MRIALGSDHAGFEQKQLLLEFIQDELGHEVVDCGPATDDRVDYPDFGERVGQAVASGAADRGVCVCGTGIGIALAANKIPGIRASSITTSAFADLFRRHNDGNVIGLSGRFIDPELNREIVRTFLSSEFEGGRHAERVAKIMKLDHVDGVEHADSAEHVQQSGGASCACEL is encoded by the coding sequence ATGCGCATTGCTCTGGGTTCAGACCATGCCGGCTTTGAACAAAAGCAGCTGCTGCTTGAGTTTATTCAAGATGAGCTCGGCCATGAAGTTGTTGACTGTGGTCCTGCAACCGACGATCGGGTTGATTATCCCGATTTTGGCGAGCGGGTAGGTCAAGCAGTTGCGTCGGGTGCAGCAGATCGAGGCGTTTGCGTGTGCGGCACTGGTATTGGTATTGCGCTTGCTGCAAATAAAATTCCAGGTATTCGCGCATCTTCAATTACAACGTCTGCATTTGCCGATTTATTTCGGCGACACAATGACGGCAACGTTATTGGACTATCAGGGCGTTTTATTGACCCAGAGCTTAATCGTGAGATTGTGCGAACCTTTTTGAGTTCTGAATTTGAAGGCGGTCGCCATGCTGAGCGTGTTGCCAAAATTATGAAACTTGACCATGTTGATGGTGTCGAGCATGCTGATTCTGCTGAGCATGTTCAACAATCAGGTGGCGCCTCGTGCGCATGTGAGCTTTAA
- the upp gene encoding uracil phosphoribosyltransferase, with product MLQDVDMSRVTLIDHPLVQHKLAIMRSIETGTKQFRELVRELALFEGYEATRDFPLEDVAVTTPICDTVCKQLSGRKVAIIPILRAGLGMVDGLLELVPSARVGHLGMYRDEVTHEPHEYYAKVPADIDHRICLVVDPMLATGGSSIDAIKYLRAQGVQDIRLLVLVAAPEGIKAVLNSDAQVRVFTCAIDEGLNEAAYIVPGLGDAGDRIFGTK from the coding sequence ATGCTTCAAGATGTTGATATGTCACGGGTAACCCTTATCGACCATCCTTTGGTGCAGCATAAGCTAGCGATTATGCGCAGTATTGAGACGGGTACCAAGCAGTTCCGCGAACTTGTACGTGAGCTGGCGCTCTTTGAGGGATACGAGGCGACGCGCGATTTTCCGCTTGAAGACGTTGCGGTAACTACCCCCATTTGCGACACGGTATGCAAACAGCTTTCCGGCCGTAAAGTTGCTATTATTCCTATCCTTCGAGCAGGTCTTGGTATGGTAGATGGCTTGCTTGAGCTGGTGCCATCAGCTCGTGTGGGGCATTTGGGGATGTATCGCGACGAGGTTACCCATGAGCCGCATGAGTACTATGCCAAGGTGCCCGCCGACATCGATCACCGCATTTGCCTAGTGGTTGACCCTATGCTTGCAACTGGTGGTTCGTCTATCGATGCTATCAAATATTTGCGCGCCCAAGGTGTGCAGGATATTCGCTTGCTTGTGCTGGTGGCCGCCCCTGAAGGCATCAAAGCTGTGCTCAACTCTGATGCTCAAGTACGGGTATTTACTTGTGCTATTGATGAAGGGTTGAATGAGGCTGCCTATATTGTGCCGGGTTTGGGCGATGCAGGTGACAGAATTTTTGGCACTAAATAG
- the atpB gene encoding F0F1 ATP synthase subunit A codes for MEAFEKLPGEINHMVSEFMSIPIVGNLMAGLTQYTFWLIVAAIVLLLLVFSYTKKIALVPHGIFANGMEKAIDVVSTGIGKQILGPTWKEHFPFLASLFFFILVNNIVGVIPGMKPGSGTISTTAAVAIVVFLYFVGVGIKKHGFSGYAKSLAPKGVSFPLNVLIWIIELISTILRPITLAVRLFCNMFAGHIVMGSFALMVALFAQPLLEEITALNVLGALPALAFAGILLVIYVIEIFVACVQAYVFTMLTAVYIQGAEAEGH; via the coding sequence GTGGAGGCATTTGAAAAACTCCCAGGTGAGATTAACCATATGGTATCGGAGTTTATGTCGATACCCATTGTGGGCAATCTTATGGCAGGCTTGACGCAGTATACGTTCTGGCTCATCGTGGCTGCCATTGTTTTGCTGCTGCTTGTTTTTAGCTACACCAAAAAGATTGCACTCGTACCGCATGGCATTTTTGCTAACGGCATGGAGAAGGCAATTGACGTGGTGTCTACAGGCATTGGTAAGCAGATTTTAGGGCCAACCTGGAAAGAGCATTTTCCTTTTTTGGCAAGTCTGTTTTTCTTTATTCTAGTCAACAACATTGTGGGTGTTATCCCTGGCATGAAGCCCGGTAGTGGAACCATTTCTACAACTGCAGCTGTGGCCATTGTTGTTTTTCTGTACTTTGTTGGGGTGGGCATCAAAAAGCATGGTTTTTCGGGCTATGCAAAGAGTCTTGCGCCAAAAGGCGTGAGCTTTCCGCTCAACGTGCTCATTTGGATTATTGAGCTCATCTCAACCATTTTGCGCCCCATTACCTTAGCAGTTCGTCTGTTTTGCAATATGTTTGCTGGGCATATTGTTATGGGTTCTTTTGCGCTGATGGTTGCACTCTTTGCTCAGCCTTTACTCGAAGAGATTACCGCCTTAAATGTGCTTGGAGCACTGCCAGCGCTTGCTTTTGCAGGTATTCTCTTGGTCATTTATGTAATTGAGATTTTTGTTGCCTGTGTGCAGGCTTATGTGTTCACCATGCTAACGGCTGTTTATATTCAAGGTGCAGAGGCTGAGGGACACTAG
- a CDS encoding ATPase — MGVIGYSIGVIGASLAIALSAFGVAQAMARQPEIADRVFTVFIMSSAFAEALALIGFVVALVVR, encoded by the coding sequence GTGGGAGTTATCGGTTATAGCATTGGCGTTATTGGTGCAAGTCTGGCCATTGCTCTTTCAGCTTTTGGTGTGGCACAGGCCATGGCGCGCCAGCCCGAAATTGCAGACCGTGTCTTTACAGTCTTCATCATGAGCTCAGCGTTTGCCGAGGCCTTGGCATTGATTGGCTTCGTAGTTGCATTGGTTGTCAGATAG
- the atpF gene encoding F0F1 ATP synthase subunit B — MKQVRTGLATMLGTLAAAPLAAYAEESSAGAEILIPKPAEFIPALIVFLIIWFLLAKFAWPKVLHMLEERERTIQESMDEAEEIKAQAGTARDEANQTVADARRQASEILLAARSDSEKERARIVADAHKEAEEIIIKAREYAADEQRRIYANATDTIAKLSVSVARKVIGEELSADTEKQRELIKKYVAEVGNLQ, encoded by the coding sequence ATGAAACAGGTTCGCACTGGTCTCGCTACCATGCTTGGAACTCTTGCAGCGGCGCCGCTTGCTGCTTATGCAGAGGAGTCTTCAGCTGGTGCAGAGATTTTGATTCCAAAACCCGCTGAGTTTATTCCGGCTCTTATTGTCTTTTTGATTATTTGGTTCCTGTTAGCCAAGTTTGCTTGGCCCAAGGTTCTTCATATGCTTGAAGAGCGCGAGCGCACCATCCAAGAAAGCATGGATGAAGCAGAGGAGATTAAAGCTCAGGCTGGCACTGCGCGCGATGAGGCCAACCAAACGGTAGCCGATGCACGTCGTCAGGCATCTGAGATTTTGCTTGCCGCTCGCTCTGACAGCGAGAAGGAACGTGCACGTATTGTGGCTGATGCTCACAAAGAGGCTGAGGAGATTATTATCAAGGCTCGTGAGTATGCCGCCGATGAACAGCGTCGTATCTATGCTAATGCAACGGATACTATTGCTAAGCTTTCGGTATCGGTTGCCCGCAAGGTTATAGGCGAAGAGTTAAGCGCTGATACCGAGAAGCAGCGTGAGCTCATCAAGAAATATGTTGCGGAAGTGGGTAACTTACAATGA
- a CDS encoding FoF1 ATP synthase subunit delta, protein MTDEKPSMSEEKRKLECYARTLLEAAKSEDRVLENLASLSAEAEASPEVLSVLSTMAASNDLDKLPVVLDLYREMMSGEDQFVSDRKLPKSLQPKSRVEQRRLEIYARTLLEAAQNEDRVYQDLAPLRAEADASPEVMQVLSSMAVGGDLDKLPAVLSMYREMVARDRDVVGVHVTTAIPLDDELRDFIKRKCEADLESRVFLIEHVDATIIGGVILSVNGHRRDASIRMQLESVRKVLTQTNSNSEV, encoded by the coding sequence ATGACAGATGAGAAGCCCTCAATGAGCGAGGAAAAGCGCAAGCTTGAATGCTACGCGCGCACCTTGCTTGAAGCCGCTAAAAGTGAAGACCGGGTGCTTGAAAACCTGGCATCGCTTTCGGCAGAAGCAGAAGCTTCGCCTGAGGTGTTATCGGTCCTGTCCACTATGGCAGCAAGTAACGACCTCGACAAACTTCCGGTCGTTCTTGATTTGTATCGCGAGATGATGTCAGGTGAGGATCAGTTTGTCAGCGACCGCAAGTTGCCTAAATCGCTACAGCCAAAAAGTCGCGTAGAGCAGCGTCGTCTTGAGATTTATGCTCGTACATTGCTTGAGGCCGCTCAAAATGAGGATCGCGTCTACCAAGATTTAGCGCCCTTGCGAGCTGAGGCAGATGCGTCGCCTGAGGTTATGCAGGTGCTTTCTTCCATGGCAGTAGGTGGCGACCTCGATAAGTTGCCTGCGGTGCTCTCAATGTATCGCGAGATGGTTGCACGCGACCGAGATGTTGTAGGCGTACACGTGACCACGGCTATTCCACTTGATGACGAGCTTCGTGATTTTATTAAACGCAAATGTGAGGCAGACCTTGAGTCGCGCGTCTTTTTGATTGAACACGTCGATGCCACCATCATTGGCGGCGTTATTTTGTCAGTCAATGGACACCGCCGCGATGCGTCAATTCGCATGCAGCTAGAAAGCGTGCGCAAGGTGCTGACTCAAACAAATTCGAATTCGGAGGTTTAA
- the atpA gene encoding F0F1 ATP synthase subunit alpha, with amino-acid sequence MAEAIHAGNIEEILQQRLLDLEATVDTQEVSEVAEVGDGIAHVLGLQRAMAGELLEFTSSVTGKTVYGLAQNLDRDEVGAVLFGDVDLIKEGDECRTTGRIMDIPVGEAMLGRVVNPLGEPIDGKGSIPTTHRRPIEFKAPGIIDRTPVCEPVQTGLLSIDAMIPVGRGQRELIIGDRKTGKTAIAIDAIINQRGKGMICVYVAIGQKASTIAAIRETLAAHGALDYTVIVSASASTSAPLQYIAPMAGAAIGEYFMYNGRDGKPASASNPGGHVLAVYDDLSKQAVAYRQMSLTLRRPPGREAYPGDIFYLHSRLLERACKLSAANGGGSLTALPIIETQEGDVAAYIPTNVISITDGQIYLQSELFFQGQRPAVDVGISVSRVGGAAQTKAMKQMAGNLRLDLASYRELAGFAQFGSDLDAATTKQLTHGSRMTELLKQPRFKPMPVADQVLTLFAGNRGYIDDLELSDVVPFRDGLLAFFGGAYRKLRDQLGDAKITDELAQQLEQVVADYKEQFVATKEAEKLQAHQEFQAHEEGR; translated from the coding sequence ATGGCTGAGGCTATTCATGCCGGCAATATTGAGGAGATCCTCCAGCAACGCCTGCTTGACCTTGAGGCTACCGTTGACACGCAAGAGGTGTCAGAGGTAGCTGAGGTAGGCGACGGCATTGCTCATGTACTCGGTCTTCAGCGCGCCATGGCTGGTGAGCTGCTTGAGTTTACGAGCTCTGTTACTGGCAAAACTGTCTACGGCTTGGCACAAAACCTCGACCGTGACGAGGTTGGTGCCGTGCTCTTTGGCGATGTTGACCTCATTAAAGAGGGCGATGAGTGCCGCACAACAGGTCGTATTATGGACATCCCTGTTGGTGAGGCTATGCTGGGTCGTGTGGTAAACCCTCTGGGTGAGCCAATTGATGGTAAAGGCAGCATTCCTACCACGCATCGCCGTCCCATTGAGTTTAAGGCACCCGGCATTATCGACCGCACGCCGGTATGCGAGCCAGTGCAGACCGGTCTTTTGTCAATTGACGCAATGATTCCGGTGGGTCGTGGTCAGCGCGAGCTGATTATTGGTGACCGCAAAACGGGTAAGACGGCCATCGCGATTGACGCTATCATCAATCAGCGTGGTAAGGGCATGATTTGCGTATACGTGGCGATTGGTCAAAAGGCGTCCACAATTGCTGCTATTCGCGAGACCTTAGCAGCGCACGGTGCACTTGACTACACCGTAATTGTGTCGGCGAGTGCATCTACGTCGGCACCCTTGCAATACATTGCTCCTATGGCTGGCGCTGCTATTGGCGAATACTTTATGTACAACGGCCGTGATGGAAAGCCAGCAAGCGCTTCTAACCCAGGTGGTCATGTGCTTGCAGTTTATGACGACCTTTCCAAGCAGGCTGTGGCATACCGTCAGATGTCCTTAACGCTGCGTCGCCCACCTGGACGCGAGGCGTATCCTGGTGATATTTTCTACCTGCACTCTCGCTTGCTTGAACGTGCCTGTAAGTTGTCTGCCGCAAACGGCGGTGGTTCTCTAACTGCGTTGCCGATTATCGAGACGCAAGAGGGCGATGTTGCAGCTTATATTCCTACCAACGTAATTTCGATTACCGACGGCCAAATTTATTTGCAGTCTGAGCTGTTCTTCCAAGGTCAGCGTCCTGCTGTTGATGTGGGCATTTCGGTGTCGCGTGTTGGTGGTGCTGCACAGACTAAGGCCATGAAGCAAATGGCGGGTAACCTGCGCCTTGACCTGGCATCGTACCGTGAGCTTGCAGGCTTTGCACAGTTTGGCTCAGACCTCGATGCGGCAACAACCAAGCAGTTAACGCACGGTTCACGCATGACTGAGCTACTCAAACAGCCGCGCTTTAAGCCAATGCCGGTAGCCGATCAGGTATTAACCTTATTTGCGGGCAATCGGGGCTATATTGATGACCTTGAGCTGAGCGACGTTGTTCCTTTCCGTGATGGCTTGCTTGCGTTCTTTGGAGGCGCATATCGCAAGCTGCGCGACCAGCTGGGTGATGCAAAGATTACCGATGAGCTTGCGCAACAGCTAGAACAGGTAGTTGCAGATTACAAAGAGCAGTTTGTAGCTACAAAAGAGGCTGAAAAGCTGCAGGCGCACCAAGAATTTCAGGCGCATGAAGAGGGGCGTTAG
- the atpG gene encoding ATP synthase F1 subunit gamma: MSNLREIKKRISSVSRSRQITRTMEMVSTAKIARALNREMRSEPYRQAITDVMLTVAADASSNSPLLKNPDTYERALLIVINSDRGLAGGFNTQVVRAAETRIEHYRRHGATEVELITCGRKATEHFKHYPNVVMSVVGESDNPTLQRAREIADYILQGFAEGRFGRVDIIYYHARNRVDQVLRQERILPLDPDVLAAPRGPRTDDAGGPKRIALHFSYSPSANQVLDQLIPSYVLTVVHQALIDSAAAEQGARRKAMHSATENAGNIIADLTRTYNHVRQASITTELNEIVGGAAALEDY, from the coding sequence ATGTCCAATCTTCGCGAAATAAAGAAGCGCATCTCCTCGGTTAGTAGGAGTCGGCAGATTACTCGCACCATGGAGATGGTCTCCACGGCAAAGATTGCCCGCGCGCTCAACCGCGAAATGCGCTCTGAACCGTATCGACAGGCAATTACTGATGTGATGCTTACTGTTGCTGCAGACGCATCGTCAAACTCACCGCTGCTCAAAAACCCGGATACCTATGAGCGTGCTTTGTTGATAGTTATCAATTCTGACCGTGGTCTTGCGGGTGGCTTTAATACGCAAGTGGTTCGTGCAGCGGAGACGCGCATCGAACACTATCGTCGTCACGGGGCTACTGAGGTAGAGCTTATTACCTGCGGTCGCAAGGCAACAGAGCATTTTAAGCACTATCCTAACGTTGTCATGTCGGTCGTTGGTGAGTCTGATAATCCTACCTTGCAGCGTGCGCGTGAAATTGCAGATTACATTTTGCAAGGTTTTGCTGAGGGGCGCTTTGGTCGTGTGGACATCATTTATTATCACGCGCGTAACCGCGTTGATCAGGTGCTTCGTCAAGAGCGAATCTTGCCGCTTGACCCCGATGTTTTGGCTGCACCGCGCGGTCCTCGTACCGATGATGCCGGCGGACCTAAACGAATTGCCTTGCATTTTAGCTATTCACCATCGGCAAATCAGGTGCTTGACCAGCTAATTCCTAGTTATGTATTAACCGTTGTTCATCAGGCTTTGATTGACTCTGCAGCTGCAGAACAGGGTGCGCGGCGCAAAGCCATGCATTCTGCAACAGAGAATGCAGGCAATATCATTGCTGACCTTACTCGTACATATAATCATGTACGCCAGGCTTCCATTACCACCGAGCTTAACGAGATTGTTGGCGGAGCCGCAGCGTTGGAGGATTACTAA
- the atpD gene encoding F0F1 ATP synthase subunit beta, which produces MQDLKALLESTGVGIGRIVRIIGPVVDVRFKGDVPEIYNALTVSADTPMGHIETVLEVESQLPGNVVRCVAMTSTDGLTRGIEVADTGAPMKMPVGSATLGRVWNVLGEPVDGKPMPAVEDYYPIHHPAPNFDELTTKTEIFETGIKAVDLLEPYIRGGKTGLMGGAGVGKTVLIQELINNLAQEHGGTSVFTGVGERTREGTDLYLEMTESGVIEKTCLVYGQMNEPPGARLRIGLAGLTEAEYFRDRGQDVLLFIDNIFRFSQAGSEVSALLGRMPSAVGYQPTLATEMGDLQERITSTKTGSITSVQAIYVPADDLTDPAPATTFTHLDATTVLSRSIAELGLYPAIDPLASSSDALDPDVVGEEHYRVAVKVQETLQEYSDLQDIIAILGMDELSEEQRLTVTRARKLQQFLSQSFHVAEQFTGNPGVYLRVEDTVRSFAAIIDGECDDLPEQAFRYASTIEDVRKRAEAMVN; this is translated from the coding sequence ATGCAAGATTTGAAGGCACTTTTAGAATCAACTGGTGTGGGCATTGGTCGAATTGTTCGTATTATTGGCCCGGTTGTTGACGTGCGTTTTAAGGGCGATGTACCCGAGATTTATAACGCGCTGACGGTGAGTGCCGATACGCCTATGGGTCACATTGAAACCGTGCTTGAGGTTGAGAGCCAGCTTCCCGGCAATGTTGTTCGCTGTGTGGCAATGACCTCAACCGATGGCTTGACGCGCGGTATCGAGGTGGCTGATACGGGTGCTCCCATGAAGATGCCCGTTGGTTCAGCAACGCTCGGTCGCGTTTGGAACGTGCTAGGTGAGCCGGTTGATGGTAAGCCTATGCCAGCGGTGGAGGATTACTATCCCATTCATCACCCCGCTCCTAATTTTGACGAGCTGACCACCAAGACTGAGATTTTTGAGACGGGCATTAAGGCAGTTGATTTGCTTGAACCCTATATTCGCGGTGGCAAGACGGGTTTGATGGGTGGTGCTGGTGTTGGAAAAACCGTGCTTATCCAAGAGCTGATTAACAATCTGGCGCAAGAGCACGGCGGTACATCAGTCTTTACGGGCGTTGGCGAGCGCACGCGTGAGGGCACCGACCTCTATCTTGAGATGACTGAGTCGGGTGTTATCGAAAAGACCTGCTTGGTATATGGTCAGATGAATGAGCCGCCGGGAGCACGCCTGCGTATTGGCTTGGCTGGTCTTACCGAGGCGGAGTATTTCCGTGACCGCGGACAAGACGTTCTGCTCTTTATTGATAACATTTTCCGGTTCTCGCAGGCAGGTTCTGAGGTATCTGCGCTTCTTGGGCGTATGCCCTCAGCAGTAGGCTATCAGCCAACACTTGCAACCGAGATGGGCGATTTGCAAGAGCGTATTACCTCAACAAAAACGGGTTCAATTACGTCAGTTCAGGCAATCTACGTGCCAGCAGACGACCTCACCGACCCCGCTCCAGCAACCACGTTTACGCACTTAGACGCCACAACAGTATTGTCGCGCTCCATTGCCGAGCTTGGTTTGTATCCAGCTATTGACCCTCTGGCGAGCTCTTCTGACGCTTTGGATCCAGATGTTGTAGGCGAGGAGCACTATCGCGTTGCGGTTAAGGTGCAAGAGACGTTGCAGGAGTATTCTGACTTGCAAGATATTATTGCAATCTTGGGTATGGACGAGCTTTCTGAGGAGCAGCGCCTTACGGTAACGCGCGCACGCAAGCTTCAGCAGTTCTTGTCGCAGTCCTTCCATGTAGCCGAGCAATTTACCGGCAATCCGGGTGTTTACCTGCGCGTTGAAGATACCGTGCGCTCGTTTGCCGCTATTATTGATGGCGAGTGCGATGATTTGCCCGAGCAGGCATTCCGCTATGCCTCTACCATTGAGGATGTTCGCAAGCGTGCCGAAGCGATGGTGAACTAG
- a CDS encoding F0F1 ATP synthase subunit epsilon has protein sequence MAMHVRIVCPEHLAFEGEARFLTVPATDGSLGIAPLHASEIFTITSGFVQLCAEEMGSITSTFAVGTGYVQVASDKIIILAERAEDMAQLDVHTLETQLQGFEDELVNLSENDARRSNLYNEIAWCKLLLTELSST, from the coding sequence ATGGCAATGCATGTTCGCATTGTGTGTCCTGAGCATCTAGCCTTTGAGGGAGAGGCGCGTTTTTTGACGGTGCCAGCAACAGATGGAAGTCTTGGTATCGCGCCTCTTCATGCGAGTGAGATTTTCACCATCACCTCAGGCTTTGTGCAGCTCTGTGCAGAGGAAATGGGCTCTATAACCAGCACGTTTGCCGTTGGTACAGGGTATGTGCAGGTGGCGTCGGACAAGATTATCATTCTTGCCGAGCGCGCCGAAGATATGGCGCAGCTTGATGTACATACGCTTGAGACTCAACTTCAAGGTTTTGAAGACGAATTGGTTAATTTGTCAGAAAACGATGCTCGCCGTAGCAATCTCTATAATGAGATAGCATGGTGTAAGCTTCTGCTCACAGAGCTTAGTTCTACATAG